The Burkholderia cepacia genomic interval CATTCGCGAGCGTGAAGGTTTCGCCCTGCACGTCGTTCACGCCGATCATCGGCGTAACGCCGACCATCTGCCAGAGCTGCGAGCTGCTCAACGGCCGGCCGGCGGACTTGTACGCGGTGTCGAGCTGCGAGTAGAGCCCCTGCGCCGCGCTGATCGCGGCCGCCCCCATGTCGAGGTTCGCGGGGCCGTAGTCCATCGCCATCACGTTCACCGCGTCGAGGTTGACCTTGCTCGCGATCGCCGCGTTGACGACGTTCAGGCCGTCCTGCGTGAGCCCGGTCGGCATCGTCGGCAGCGTCAGCGTGACGTGCAGCGGCTTGCCTTTCGCCGCGTAGCTGGCCTGCAGCTGGGCGACGGCCTGGAAGTTGCGCGCGACCGCGGCCGTGTCGAGCTGCGACGCGCCCTCGATGTCGAAGTCGATGTGCGTGAGGTCGTACGTGTCGATCACGGTCTGGAGCGCGGTCTTCAGCGCGGGGACGCTCGTGCACGCCTGCATCAGCGGCGTGCCGTTCGCGCCGCCGAACGACACGGCGACTTCGCCGCCTTTCGCGCGATAGTTCGTGACGGCGGTGCCGATCGACGTGAGCAGGCCGCCGCTCGCGCCGTTGCCGATCGGCTGTACGCCGCCCCACGACGGCGTACAGCCGCTGCCCGCGACCACGAACGCGAGCGTGAACTGCTGGATGCCTTGCCGGACGCCGATCTGGTCGACGAGCGGCGTCGGATAGAGCGTCACGTCGACGTAAGGCGCAAAGGCGCCCGCCGCCTGCGAAACGCTCGCGCCGGCGAGCAGGCAACCCGCGGCAAGCGCGCGCGGGATGAAACGCGGCAACACATTGTTGTGCATTGTGTTCTCCATGGTGATGAGCGCTACGCTGGTTTGCGTATCACCGCCGTAATCGGACCGGGCATGGGTTGGACCCGGCCGGCGGCGTGCCCATCTTGGAGGATTGCAGATCAATCGGGAATCCTTGACTGCGCTTTTATTTTGTTTGAATCGAGGTGCGAAATGATTGCGTGCATTCGATACGGCGCCGGGCGCGCGGCCCGGCGCGCATTCAGCGATACCAGCGCGGCGTGTACACCCAATCCCGACCATTGTTGACGGAAAAGCGGCGCGTGGTCGACGAGCCGACGATCACCATCGTGCGCATGTCGACCTGGTCGCTGCGCAACGCGCCGAGCGTCGTCGTCGCGAGCGTCGCGCCCGGCCGGCCGATGTCGCGGCCCAGCACGACCACCGTATCGGCCGTGCGATGCGCGCGCACGACATCGAGCGCGCGATCGAGCTGCCACGGCCGCGCGCGCGAGATCGGGTTGTAGAACGCCATCACCAGATCGGCTTGCGCCGCATGCCGCAGGCGCGTTTCGATCACGTCCCACGGCTTCAGGTTGTCCGACAGCGAGATCGCGCAGAAATCGTGGCCGAGCGGCGCGCCGGCCTGGGCGGCCGTCGCGAGCGACGCCGAGATGCCGGGCTCCACACGCAGGTCGACCGCGGCCCAGCGCAGGTCGCGCGCGTCGTCGAGCGCCTCGAGCACGGCCGCGGCCATCGCGAACACGCCCGGGTCGCCGGACGACACGACCGCGACGCGCCGGCCCTCGGCCGCGAGCTCGAACGCATGGCGCGCGCGCTGCATCTCCTCGCGATTGTCGGTGCCGTGCACGCGCTGGTCGTCGCGGAACGGGCCGGCCATGTTCACGTAGGTGGTGTAGCCGAGGATGTCGGTCGCGTCCGCAAGCGCGGCGCGCGCGGCCGGCGTGAGCCACGCGGCGCCGCCCGGGCCGAGCCCGAGCACGGTCAGGCGGCCGCGTGCACGGCCGAGCGTGGCGGGATCGACCGGATGCGGCGCGACCGCGCAGGCGAGCCCGTCGAGCGGCGTGTGCCGCGTGTGCGGCACGCGCAGTGCGCGTTCGAGCACGTCGGACGCCGCGGCATCGGGATCGGCATCGACGTCGGCATCGACGAAGCGCAGCGGCGCGCCCAGCGCATCGGCGGCCGCTTCGAGCGCCACGTCGCCGATCATCGTCGCCGGCGCGACGAGCGCAGCCAGCGCTTGCGGCGCGAGGCCCTGTGCGTCGAGCAACGCGCCGATGCGTGCGTCGAGCGGGGCGGCCTCGCTGGCCGATGACGGCAGACGCGCGCCGATGCCGATCACCACACTGCGCGGATGAATCACGAGCTCGTCACGCGTGCCGCGCCAGGCTTCGGGCGTCACGCGGATCGCATGCGCTGCGGCGGCGTCGCGCGGCAGCGCGACGTCGTCGAGCCACGGCGCCGCGCCGTCGACGCGCGTCGATGCGCCCGCGAGCAGATCCGACACGAAACGCTTGCCCTGGGCGAGATCGGCGAGCGCATAGCCTTCCGGCGGATTGAGCACGCACGCGCCGAAGCGCAGTTCGCCGCTCGTCGTGATCGCCGGCGCAACGCCGACGCAGGCGGCGATTTCGCGCGCCATCACGTTGACGCCCGTCAGCCCGCCGAGCAGCGGCACGACGGCCGAGCCGTCTTCCGCCACCGCGAGCACGGGCGGTTCGACGCCCTTGTCGGCAAGCGCCGGAGCGATGCAGCGGATCACGATGCCGGCCGCGCACAGCGCGACGATCGGCAGGCCGCGCGCATAGAGTTCGCGCAAGTGCGCGCCGAGATCGTCGAACGGCACGTCGGCGGCGACGCGTGATGCGAGGCCATGCACGCGCGCCCCCGGATAGCGCGCCTGAATGCGCCGCGCGGTATCGAGCGCGCCCGCGCCGAGGATCACGATCGCGGGCGGGGTCGTCATCCTTGCCATTTTTCCCCCGGCACGACGAGCAGCGAGAAATACGGCGACGCCATCGGATCGACTTCGTCGAGCGGCACGATGCGCTGGCTCGCCATCGTCGCGCGCTCGACGTACCGCGCGCGCTTCGCGAGCCCCAGCTCGTCGAGCACGCGCCGCACCTTGTCGAAATTGCGGCCGAGCTTCATCACGACGGCCGCATCGGCCTGCGCGAGCCGCGTGCGCAACTCGTGCTCGGGCAGCACGCCCGACAGCACCGACAGGCTCTGGTTGCGATAGACGAGCGGCTGGCCGAGCACGGCGGTGCCGCCGAGCATCGCGCATACGCCGGGGATCACCTCGGTGTCGTAGCGCGGCGCGAGGCGGTCGTGCAGGTACATGTACGAGCCGTAGAAGAACGGGTCGCCTTCGCAGATCACTGCGACGTCGCGCCCCGCATCGAGGTGCGCGGCAACGATCTCCGCGGCCGTGTCGTAGAAGTCGGCGATCACCGTCTCGTAGCAGAGCGGCGGCGGCAGTGCCTCGGTCGTCACCGGGTAGACGAGCGGCAGTTGCGTCTGTCCGTCCCGCAGGTGCGCCTCGACGATGCCGTATGCGTTGCCTTTCTTGCCCTTCGCGACGAAATACGCGACCACGGGCGCGGCCTGCAGCACGCGCAGCGCCTTGATCGTCATCAGTTCGGGATCGCCGGGGCCGACGCCGACCCCGAACAGGCGTCCGCGCGCGGTCGTCATTCGGCCTCCGTCGCGAGTGCGTTGACCGCCGCAGCGGCCATCGCGCTGCCGCCGCGGCGGCCGAGCAGCGTGACGTACGGGACACCGCGGCTCTCGGCGTCGAGCAGCGCCTTCGATTCGGCCGCACCGATGAAGCCGACCGGGAAACCGAGGATCAGCGCGGGGCGCGGCGCGCCGGCGTCGATCATGTCGAGCAGGTGGAACAGTGCGGTCGGCGCATTGCCGATCACGACGACGCTGCCGGCGAGGTGCGGACGCCACAGTTCGAGCGCGGCGGCCGAACGCGTGTTGCCGAGATCCCGTGCGAGACCGGGCACCTCCGGCTCGCCGAGCGTGCAGATCACGCGGTTGCCGGCCGGCAGCCGCGCGCGCGTGATGCCTTCGGCGACCATGCGCGCGTCGCACAGGATCGGCGTGCCGGCGGCCAGCGCCGCGCGGCCCGCCGCGCCCGCGCCGGGAGAGAAGCGCAGGTCGTAGACGACGTCGACCATCCCGCACGCATGGATCACGCGCACCGCGAGTTTCTCGAGGTCGGGCGGAACCTGCGACA includes:
- a CDS encoding chitinase — translated: MHNNVLPRFIPRALAAGCLLAGASVSQAAGAFAPYVDVTLYPTPLVDQIGVRQGIQQFTLAFVVAGSGCTPSWGGVQPIGNGASGGLLTSIGTAVTNYRAKGGEVAVSFGGANGTPLMQACTSVPALKTALQTVIDTYDLTHIDFDIEGASQLDTAAVARNFQAVAQLQASYAAKGKPLHVTLTLPTMPTGLTQDGLNVVNAAIASKVNLDAVNVMAMDYGPANLDMGAAAISAAQGLYSQLDTAYKSAGRPLSSSQLWQMVGVTPMIGVNDVQGETFTLANAQSVLNAAVANGYGFFGNWSATRDKQCDSNSGYASPTCSGVAQQPYAFATIFKQLGGKWGAGVTQDPNYGGGSDGGTPQPGAPWSASQVYNAGATVTYQGVTYQAQWWTQGDVPGQSSVWKAVNGGTATWSATAAYSGGTCVMYQGAKYCAKWWTQGDNPSAGGVWVKS
- the cobJ gene encoding precorrin-3B C(17)-methyltransferase; amino-acid sequence: MTTPPAIVILGAGALDTARRIQARYPGARVHGLASRVAADVPFDDLGAHLRELYARGLPIVALCAAGIVIRCIAPALADKGVEPPVLAVAEDGSAVVPLLGGLTGVNVMAREIAACVGVAPAITTSGELRFGACVLNPPEGYALADLAQGKRFVSDLLAGASTRVDGAAPWLDDVALPRDAAAAHAIRVTPEAWRGTRDELVIHPRSVVIGIGARLPSSASEAAPLDARIGALLDAQGLAPQALAALVAPATMIGDVALEAAADALGAPLRFVDADVDADPDAAASDVLERALRVPHTRHTPLDGLACAVAPHPVDPATLGRARGRLTVLGLGPGGAAWLTPAARAALADATDILGYTTYVNMAGPFRDDQRVHGTDNREEMQRARHAFELAAEGRRVAVVSSGDPGVFAMAAAVLEALDDARDLRWAAVDLRVEPGISASLATAAQAGAPLGHDFCAISLSDNLKPWDVIETRLRHAAQADLVMAFYNPISRARPWQLDRALDVVRAHRTADTVVVLGRDIGRPGATLATTTLGALRSDQVDMRTMVIVGSSTTRRFSVNNGRDWVYTPRWYR
- a CDS encoding precorrin-2 C(20)-methyltransferase; this encodes MTTARGRLFGVGVGPGDPELMTIKALRVLQAAPVVAYFVAKGKKGNAYGIVEAHLRDGQTQLPLVYPVTTEALPPPLCYETVIADFYDTAAEIVAAHLDAGRDVAVICEGDPFFYGSYMYLHDRLAPRYDTEVIPGVCAMLGGTAVLGQPLVYRNQSLSVLSGVLPEHELRTRLAQADAAVVMKLGRNFDKVRRVLDELGLAKRARYVERATMASQRIVPLDEVDPMASPYFSLLVVPGEKWQG
- a CDS encoding precorrin-8X methylmutase gives rise to the protein MLDYIRDGQEIYRQSFATIRAEADLSQVPPDLEKLAVRVIHACGMVDVVYDLRFSPGAGAAGRAALAAGTPILCDARMVAEGITRARLPAGNRVICTLGEPEVPGLARDLGNTRSAAALELWRPHLAGSVVVIGNAPTALFHLLDMIDAGAPRPALILGFPVGFIGAAESKALLDAESRGVPYVTLLGRRGGSAMAAAAVNALATEAE